In Chaetodon trifascialis isolate fChaTrf1 chromosome 6, fChaTrf1.hap1, whole genome shotgun sequence, one DNA window encodes the following:
- the tor2a gene encoding prosalusin, giving the protein MLVILCMLLLYHYNPVCGVLQELYCTLLDSCDCDFKPNIRDLEWDLYKNVYGQHLAQDIISEEVGRFLQNKSPERPLVLSFHGSSGTGKTLVSSMLGNHLYGSAMSSPYVHQFVPTLHFPLPDQVKEYREELKNWVQGNLTECARSVFIFDEMEKMPPGLIDVLEPFLGPSHVVFRTNYRKAIYVFISTTGEEVINKMALENRQAGRDREEIKLADLQEAIAQTVYNSNTSGFFHSSIIQQKLITRFVPFLPLSRRHVERCVHSQLCQRGVCARSDVVEAVGGDMIYTPVQGQYFSSTGCKAVSAKINLFL; this is encoded by the exons ATGTTGGTCATCTTGTGTATGCTGCTTTTATACCATTATAACCCGGTTTGTGGTGTTTTACAGGAACTGTACTGCACATTATTAGACAGCTGTGACTGCGATTTTAAGCCCAATATCAGAG ATCTGGAATGGGACCTCTACAAGAATGTTTATGGACAGCATCTGGCTCAAGACATCATTTCAGAGGAGGTGGGGAGgttccttcagaataaaagccctGAGCGGCCCCTGGTGCTGTCCTTCCATGGCTCCTCTGGGACTGGAAAGACACTGGTCAGCTCTATGCTGGGAAATCATCTGTATGGCTCAGCGATGAGCAGCCCATATGTCCACCAGTTTGTTCCCACGCTGCACTTCCCTTTACCTGACCAGGTCAAGGAGTACAGG GAGGAGTTGAAGAACTGGGTGCAGGGGAACCTGACGGAGTGTGCTCGCTCCGTCTTCATTTTTGACGAGATGGAGAAGATGCCTCCTGGTCTCATTGACGTCTTGGAGCCCTTCCTGGGTCCCTCCCATGTTGTATTTCGTACCAACTACCGCAAGGCCATCTATGTCTTCatcag CaccacaggagaggaggtgatAAACAAAATGGCACTGGAGAATCGGCAGGCTGgacgggacagagaggagatcaAGCTGGCTGACTTGCAGGAAGCCATCGCACAGACAGTGTACAACAGCAACACAA GCGGCTTCTTCCACTCCAGCATCATCCAGCAGAAGCTCATCACCCGCTTCGTTCCTTTCCTGCCGCTGAGTCGACGCCATGTGGAGCGCTGTGTCCACTCACAGCTCTGCCAGCGGGGCGTCTGCGCCCGAAGTGACGTGGTAGAGGCAGTAGGGGGCGACATGATCTACACTCCCGTCCAGGGACAGTACTTTTCCTCTACCGGCTGTAAGGCCGTCTCTGCCAAAATCAACCTCTTCCTATGA
- the ptrh1 gene encoding peptidyl-tRNA hydrolase isoform X2 — protein sequence MRRLLTRVINRVLLAEPFTPAMGIDAEIHTQGRRRLVVGLGNPGMEGTRHSIGMAVLGALATRLGVADRWRGDKHVSGEVIVSEVQHTHVVLLRPRLLMNINGVSVAKAAGKYGIKPEDILLVHDELDKPLGKIAIKQGGSARGHNGVRSCVECLQTDVMPRLRVGIGRPAGKASVERHVLGHFSSEEQKVLDSVLVQSVDLLLSQLSQQDTPVDPQSPSLPAGGRHAAQKRTEGERSVCPPEDSVAAQS from the exons ATGCGACGACTTTTAACACGAGTCATAAACCGAGTTTTGCTGGCTGAGCCGTTTACACCAGCGATGGGCATTGACGCAGAAATACACACGCAAGGCCGTCGAAGGCTG gtagTGGGGCTGGGTAACCCGGGGATGGAGGGTACCAGACACAGCATCGGCATGGCGGTGCTCGGCGCGCTCGCTACCCGTCTCGGCGTGGCTGACCGTTGGCGTGGTGACAAGCACGTGTCGGGTGAGGTCATCGTGTCagaagtacaacacacacatgtggtGCTGCTCCGTCCCAGGCTGCTGATGAACATCAACGGAGTGTCGGTGGCCAAAGCAG CTGGTAAATATGGCATCAAGCCTGAAGACATCCTGCTGGTCCATGATGAGCTGGACAAACCTTTGGGGAAAATCGCCATCAAACAAGGAGGAAGTGCAAG AGGTCACAATGGAGTCCGCTCCTGTGTAGAGTGTCTTCAGACAGAC GTGATGCCCAGACTTCGGGTCGGGATCGGCCGGCCAGCGGGGAAAGCGTCGGTGGAGCGTCACGTGCTGGGCCACTTCTcctcagaggagcagaaggTTCTGGACTCTGTTCTGGTCCAGAGCGtggacctcctcctctcccagctCTCGCAACAAGACACCCCAGTGGATCCCCAGTCCCCCTCcctaccagcagggggcagacACGCAGcacagaagaggacagagggggaGCGCTCAGTCTGTCCACCTGAGGACTCTGTTGCTGCTCAGAGCTGA
- the ptrh1 gene encoding peptidyl-tRNA hydrolase isoform X1, which translates to MSRLKKDTVLSNLCRYLLLFFKKLLNFVTMRRLLTRVINRVLLAEPFTPAMGIDAEIHTQGRRRLVVGLGNPGMEGTRHSIGMAVLGALATRLGVADRWRGDKHVSGEVIVSEVQHTHVVLLRPRLLMNINGVSVAKAAGKYGIKPEDILLVHDELDKPLGKIAIKQGGSARGHNGVRSCVECLQTDVMPRLRVGIGRPAGKASVERHVLGHFSSEEQKVLDSVLVQSVDLLLSQLSQQDTPVDPQSPSLPAGGRHAAQKRTEGERSVCPPEDSVAAQS; encoded by the exons ATGAGCCGATTGAAGAAAGACACCGTTTTAAGTAACTTATGTCGTTATTTGTTACTCTTTTTTAAGAAGCTGTTGAACTTTGTCACGATGCGACGACTTTTAACACGAGTCATAAACCGAGTTTTGCTGGCTGAGCCGTTTACACCAGCGATGGGCATTGACGCAGAAATACACACGCAAGGCCGTCGAAGGCTG gtagTGGGGCTGGGTAACCCGGGGATGGAGGGTACCAGACACAGCATCGGCATGGCGGTGCTCGGCGCGCTCGCTACCCGTCTCGGCGTGGCTGACCGTTGGCGTGGTGACAAGCACGTGTCGGGTGAGGTCATCGTGTCagaagtacaacacacacatgtggtGCTGCTCCGTCCCAGGCTGCTGATGAACATCAACGGAGTGTCGGTGGCCAAAGCAG CTGGTAAATATGGCATCAAGCCTGAAGACATCCTGCTGGTCCATGATGAGCTGGACAAACCTTTGGGGAAAATCGCCATCAAACAAGGAGGAAGTGCAAG AGGTCACAATGGAGTCCGCTCCTGTGTAGAGTGTCTTCAGACAGAC GTGATGCCCAGACTTCGGGTCGGGATCGGCCGGCCAGCGGGGAAAGCGTCGGTGGAGCGTCACGTGCTGGGCCACTTCTcctcagaggagcagaaggTTCTGGACTCTGTTCTGGTCCAGAGCGtggacctcctcctctcccagctCTCGCAACAAGACACCCCAGTGGATCCCCAGTCCCCCTCcctaccagcagggggcagacACGCAGcacagaagaggacagagggggaGCGCTCAGTCTGTCCACCTGAGGACTCTGTTGCTGCTCAGAGCTGA
- the LOC139331964 gene encoding natterin-3-like, with protein MRWCVAVLLAVLQLCSPALQANQLPSAPQLQDKQETHKSSLNPMLEDVVPSRAVIKPSKTTELPRTETTSKSIPMFNEYTNLKWITWTGSLPNGAVAIFNGYTERTDYVCKVNCESGFYTPSKGNFCLYPYGENEYASSKFEVLVNVDHFEFLEWVEESHGSVPHFAVKTCPNSDIYVGKNKYGLGKVVTQHEAFFLPWEGDEYWYKSYHVLAVNTESYSQHISHVEYGIDQMKLFHHPPEALQLAKVTNLECRNVEKTVKLEKTSTVEKNWDIGRQTRNGSVSTMTAKVPILGPGTVDFTKEQTMTLSEGTKMVESISHSISVDLVVPPNHSCAVRMEGRKMTADLPFTGRLSRTNHNGETHWTYITGTYDGVSIGEINAVVERCQPLTDAVPCLSAQD; from the coding sequence AGTCATCGCTTAACCCCATGCTGGAAGATGTTGTCCCTTCCCGGGCAGTCATCAAACCGTCTAAAACTACAGAGCTCCCACGAACTGAGACAACCTCAAAATCCATCCCCATGTTTAATGAATACACCAACCTCAAGTGGATCACGTGGACCGGCTCCCTCCCAAACGGTGCTGTCGCCATCTTCAACGGTTACACCGAACGCACCGACTACGTGTGCAAAGTCAACTGTGAGTCCGGCTTCTACACTCCCAGCAAAGGGAACTTCTGTCTTTACCCATATGGCGAAAATGAGTATGCATCCTCCAAGTTTGAAGTGCTGGTCAATGTAGACCACTTTGAGTTCCTGGAGTGGGTTGAAGAATCACATGGGTCAGTCCCTCATTTTGCTGTCAAAACCTGCCCCAACTCAGACATCTATGTGGGCAAAAACAAGTACGGTCTTGGCAAAGTGGTGACCCAACACGAAGCCTTCTTCCTTCCCTGGGAGGGTGATGAGTACTGGTACAAGAGCTATCATGTTCTTGCTGTTAACACAGAAAGTTACAGCCAGCACATCTCTCATGTAGAGTATGGCATCGACCAGATGAAGCTGTTCCACCATCCCCCGGAGGCCCTGCAGCTCGCCAAAGTCACCAACCTGGAGTGTAGAAATGTGGAGAAGACGGTTAAACTGGAAAAAACTAGTACGGTGGAGAAGAACTGGGACATTGGCAGACAGACCCGCAATGGCTCTGTCTCCACCATGACGGCCAAAGTGCCCATTCTTGGCCCTGGGACCGTGGACTTCACCAAGGAGCAGACAATGACCCTCTCAGAAGGGACTAAGATGGTGGAGTCTATCAGCCATTCGATCTCTGTGGATCTTGTGGTCCCACCCAACCACTCATGTGCCGTGAGGATGGAAGGCAGGAAGATGACCGCCGATCTCCCCTTCACCGGCAGACTAAGCAGAACCAACCACAATGGAGAAACCCACTGGACGTACATCACAGGCACCTACGATGGTGTGAGCATCGGCGAGATCAACGCTGTGGTGGAGAGATGTCAGCCGCTGACCGATGCCGTTCCCTGCTTATCAGCTCAAGACTGA